In Natronogracilivirga saccharolytica, the following are encoded in one genomic region:
- a CDS encoding DUF494 family protein, with product MQKNIVDLIIYMVKRMHIGARLKDLKLESIRGYNKSEISAAYSWLVHKQESGELNSPESGLSYIPSPRTLFPSERSVISPEAYGYMLELYYLGILNASRFENVIEYAIMSTDGDKVDVQDVKEWIANIIFENELSGRDQSLFLKGNETIN from the coding sequence ATGCAGAAGAACATCGTCGACCTGATTATTTACATGGTTAAGCGGATGCATATCGGAGCAAGACTTAAAGATCTGAAGCTCGAGTCCATCCGCGGATACAACAAGTCGGAAATCAGTGCTGCCTACTCCTGGCTGGTGCACAAGCAGGAGTCGGGTGAACTTAACTCCCCTGAGTCCGGATTGTCTTACATCCCCTCCCCCCGTACCCTGTTTCCCAGTGAACGCAGTGTCATTTCCCCCGAAGCTTACGGCTACATGCTGGAACTGTATTATCTGGGTATACTCAATGCAAGCCGGTTTGAAAATGTAATTGAATATGCCATTATGAGTACGGATGGTGATAAGGTTGATGTACAGGACGTCAAAGAATGGATCGCCAATATCATTTTTGAAAACGAATTATCCGGCAGGGATCAGTCGCTTTTTCTGAAAGGCAATGAAACCATTAACTGA
- the ybeY gene encoding rRNA maturation RNase YbeY encodes MDLPLSEDQLNKIISLLQSYEGQTFRDLETVFVDEEHIQQLNRDYLNHDYVTDIITFPYNENDEEPEGTLFCCLPRIKSQASEYGSTYETELIRVVIHGLLHLLGYGDRTQQEKDEMRKREDKYINLYMDA; translated from the coding sequence ATGGATCTTCCCTTAAGTGAAGATCAGCTGAACAAAATCATTTCCCTGCTCCAGAGTTACGAAGGACAGACTTTTCGGGATTTGGAAACCGTTTTTGTAGATGAAGAACATATTCAGCAACTTAACAGGGACTATCTGAATCATGATTACGTGACCGATATAATTACATTTCCTTATAATGAGAACGATGAGGAACCGGAAGGCACATTGTTTTGTTGTCTTCCGAGGATTAAATCCCAGGCATCAGAGTATGGAAGCACTTATGAAACCGAACTTATCCGGGTTGTAATACACGGCCTGCTGCATCTGCTTGGCTATGGTGACCGGACGCAGCAGGAGAAAGATGAAATGAGAAAACGTGAAGACAAATATATCAATCTCTACATGGACGCTTGA